In the genome of Leptolyngbya sp. FACHB-261, the window TGTTTCAGACCAACAGAGATTGGGTATGAGTTGCAAAGCAGCTGGCTCCAGTTGTCCGGGCCGCTTTAGAGTGGGTTCAAGGCTGTCATGTAGAGTTCCTGCTACTGTTTCCAGCTCTCGGTCTAAAGCTTGCCACTGAGCTTGAGTCAGGGCTTGGTAAACCCCAATGCTGAACAGGCTCAGGATGGCCCCCATCACTCCGGCATACCAGGCTGCCAGTCTCCACCGAGTAGCAACAAAAAGCTTATTTTGATTCATGCTCTGGTGGAGGCTCTGCACAAACACTGGTATTGAGGCGATAGCCCACGCCGTACAGAGTCTCAATCAGACGCTCACAATCTACCTCTGCCAGCTTGCGGCGTAGCAAACGAACTTGAGCAGCTACTACATTACTAACAGGCTCCGACCCGACTTCCCAGAGACGGCTGACAATTTGCTCTCGAGTAATTACTTGGTTGGGGTGCTGCATGAAATACTCCAAAAGCTGAAACTCCTTGTTGAGGAGAGCAATCAACTGTCTTTCGCCGGAGGGAGAGCAGTAGTAAGCCATTCGAGATCCGTAATCTAGCAAGAGGTTGCCCACCTGAAGCTGCTGCGGTTGAAACTGGGGCGACCGCCGCTGGAGCGCCCGCAACCGCGCCAGCAATTCCTCCATCCGAAAAGGCTTTACCAGGTAATCATCCGCTCCCGCATCCAGCCCAGCAACCTTATCCTCCAAGCCATCCCTTGCTGTCAGGAGCAAAACTGGTAAGGAGTTACGCTGTGCCCGCAAACGCTTGCATAGCTCTAACCCGGACAAGCCAGGCAGCAACCAGTCGAAGATGGCCAATGTGTATTGGGTCCACTGGCTTTCTAGATAGGCCCAGGCTTCACTGCCATCTAGCACCCAATCAACCACATAGGCTTCTTCGTTTAGGGTTTGCTTGATAGCGGAACCCAGAACTGACTCATCTTCGACCAGTAGAAGTCTCATGCAAACTTGCCATACAACCGTCTAGGAATTGACCCGAACTCTTAATAAAAAATTAGAAGCTCTAAGCGACCAGACGTGGAAAATTTATCGATTAAAGGTGAAGCGGCCATTGACCTTTTCACCATTGATATCAGTCAAAATGGCAACTTTGTACTCTCCAGAAGCCTGCTCAGGAAGCAGCACAGCATAGTGCTTACCCTCAGCGTCGTAAGTGAGATCTAGCGCTTTCTGAGTGCCATCAGGTAGCTGAACTTGAGCGCTTACTTTCGCCCCAGGTATTGCTTCGTGATTGTCGCCTTTTTGCAAGAAGAAATCGATATGAGTTCCATTGGCTTCTTTCTCCGTCACCAGCTCTAAGTGATAGGGACCTGACTCTACCACCTGCCCCCCGGCTTGAGGTTCTGCATTGTGGCCGGACTGATTAGTTGTGGTTGCACTACTAGCTTGCGGTGCAGAGTCAGCAGTTTCTGTGGCGGCGGGCACCGTGGAGTTTTCTCCTGCGTCAGCTGTAGGTTTCTCACTGCCACAAGCTCCCAATAAAATCAACCCTGCGCTGCTTAGAGTAAGCAATCCTGACTTAATTTGTTTCAGCATCTTGCCTTCCTTGTCAACAACAACTCTACTAACCAACCTTTAGAAACTCAACCCTGCTGCCGTTTCAGAATGAGGCTCAGAACGGTTTTGTTTAGGAATTAAGATCTTGCCAAAAAGGGTGTACAAAGCAGGCAGCACCAGCAGGGTCAAGGCTGTGGACGTGAATAACCCTCCTAGAACGACGACGGCTAAAGGTTGCAGAATTTCCTTGCCAGCACCCCCGGCAAAAACTAGAGGCGCTAAGCCCAAAGCTGAGGTGAAAGCGGTCATGAGGATGGCGTTGAGTCGCTCCATCGAGCCAGAAACGAGCACCTCTTTCAGAGGTACGCCAGCCGCAAATTTAGTGTTGTAATTGTCAACTAGTAGCAGGCCATTGCGAGTAGCAACCCCAAACAAGGTGATGAAGCCTACTAAGGAGGCCACTGAAATGACGCCACCCGTTAGAGCCACGGCGATGACTCCACCCACCAAAGCTAAAGGCAAATTAATCATAATCATTGCCGTAGAAGCAATGGACTTGACCGTTAGGTACATCAAGACGCTGATCACCACAAAAGCAATGGCACTGAAAACTAAGATGTTCTGCGTGGCTCGTTGCTCAGACTCAAATTGGCCACCGTACTGAATGAAATAACCAGGGGGCAACTGCACGCCCTGCGCTTTGTCCCGAATGTCATCCACAATAGAGCGCAAGTCTCTGCCAGCAGCGTTAGCAGACACCACGATTAAGCGGGAGACATTCTCCCGATTGATCGTATTGGGACCCGTCCCGTATTTAATTTGGGCAACTTGCGCTAGGGGAATTTTTTGGCCCGTTGGCGTGTCAACTAGCAAGTTTCGAATTGTATCTAGACTACGACGAGCATCTTCCTCCAACCACACAACCAGATCGAAGGTTTGTTGCTCCTCTAAAACTTGAGAGACCACTCGCCCATTCAGCGCTGTTTCAACAATCTCAGATAGTTCTCCTATGGTTAGTCCGTAGCGAGCGGCAGCAACACGTTCGAATTGGATTTGGATCTGCCGTACCGGAACTTGGGGTTCGAGTTGCAGATCGACAACTCCCTCTACAGTTCTCATCAGGTCCTCAACTTGAACCCCAAGCTTGCGCAGTTGCTCTAAGTCAGGGCCAAAAATCTTGACAGCAATCGCAGACCGAACTCCTGATAACACCTCATCCAAACGATGGGAAATAAAGCCACCAATATTGGCTGCTACGCCTGGAAGTTTGTCAAACTCTTGCCGCAATTTTTCAATGCTGCCTTTGCGATCCTTAACCCCTTGCTCACTGAGCTCGACGTCCAATTCCCCAAAGTTGACACCCCCCACATCGCTATCACCCGGTGCACGTCCGGAGCGCAGAGCAATGGCCTCAAACCGAGGGTCATTCTTTAGGGCATCTTGAATAGCAAGGCCCGCCTGGTTAGTCGTTTCTAGGGAAGTTCCAGGATAGAGGTTGACCGCGTTAATGAGAGAACGCTCTTGAAACTCAGGCAGAAACACCCGTCCTAAAGAAGGTGCGATTACTACTGCTGCGACTAAACTTGCACTAGCTACGGCCAAAATCAGCTTAGAGCGACGCATAGAAAAGCTTAAAACTGGATGGTAGAGCCGCTTAAAGAAGCGAGCGATCCAGGGCTCTCGGTCTGGCAGGTGACCGTAAGGCAGTAGGATGGCGCACAACGCGGGAGTAATCGTGAGGGCTGTCAGACTAGAAGCTAGAACCGCAACCAAATAAGCAATGCCCATTGGCGTAAAGATGCGACCTTCAACCCCTGCCAGCGCAAAGATTGGGGAGAAGACAACCACCGTAATCAAAGTGGCCCCAAAGAGAGAGTCGCGCACCTCTTTGCAACCTGCCAAGACGACCTGCAACGGTGGCACCGGATTACCCGCGAGTCTGTTTTCACGCAGACTACGGTAGACGTTTTCCGCGTCCACAATGGCATCATCAACCGCAGAACCAATCGCCACTGCTAAGCCACCCAAGGTCATCGTGTTGAGTCCCTGACCCAACCAGTTGAGCGCCAGTACCCCCAATAGCAATGACAATGGCAGGGCGGTCAAACTCACGACGAGCGTGCGCCAATTCATCAGAAAAGGAATCAGAATGGCAGCCACGATGAAACTGCCTTCAACTAGAGCCTCTCGGACATTCGCAATCGAAGCCTCAATAAAGTCTTCTTGCCGGAAGGTTACGCTCACTTTGACATCTTTGGGCAGGCTAGCCTTCAGCTCAGTCATAGCGGTCTCGATGGCACGAGTCACCGTGGGTGTATCAGCTAGGGGCTGCTTATTCACCACCACCAAAATGGCCTTTTGGCCGTTCAGGCTGGCGTCCCCTCGCTTAAGCGCCGCCCCAACTTGCACCTTGGCGATATCCCCCAGTCGGATCGGCGTGCCATTACGGGCAGTAATCACGGATTGTTCAAGTTCTTCAATCGAGCCAATCCGCCCAATCCCCCGAATCAACAGTTCTTGGTCGGGGCTAGTCAAATAACCGCCAGGTGCGTTGGCGTTGGCGGCGGCGCTTGCCTCGGTCACGGCTTTTAGAGAGACATCAAAGGCTTTGAGCTTTTGAGGGTCAACTAGCACTTGATACTGGCGGACATCCCCACCGAACACCACTACCTGGCTCACTCCCGGCACGGCCAAAAGACGGTTAGTGACCTGCCAATCGACGATGCGCCGCATCTCCATGAGAGAAGTGGCTTCAGAGGTGAAGGCGTACTTAATGACAGTGCCAATAGGGGAGCTGATGGGAGAAATTTGCGGCGTTTCCGCGCCTGCCGGCAGCTTGGTTTGAGCTTGCTGCAAGCGCTCTGTTACTAACTGGCGAGCCTGGTAGATGTCAGTTCCCCAGTTAAAAATGACCCGCACAACCGAAATACTGGGCGCTGAGGCAGAGCGCACAGTTTGGACGCCGGGTGTGCCATTAATCGCGCTCTCAAGCGGTAACGTGACCAAAGACTCTACTTCCTCAGGCGCTAAGCCAGGAGCTTCGGTTTGAATCTCCACCTGAGGGGGAGCAAAGCTTGGGAAGACATCCACCGGCATTTGCGTCGCGACTTGAAAGCTCCAGAGCGCGACCAAAATGCCCCCAAGCACCACCAGCCAACGTCGGGCGATGGACCACTTAATAAGCGTGTTGAGCATGGGCGTTTAACTGTCGTGGGGTCGCTGCGGCTCGTTAGGCTCTTCCCCCCAGCCAGCAGGCTGATGAGGATGACCCTGAGTGTGATAAGAACCGGCGTACTCCGGGTCTCGCAGAAGCACCATTTGAGGCTTAGTCCGTCGGCCTGCCCAGAAACCGCCTGCGGCAATGGCTCCCCCAATTGGCAAAGCGACCCACCAGGGAATCTGAGTACTGCTCGTCTGCTTGTCCGACTTGGCAGAAGCAGCCTCTTTCGCCTCTCCTTCAGCTTCTGATACAGGACGTCCAGTGCGCAGAGACTGGGCGTAGAGCTGAGGTGCTCGCTGAGTAACCACTTGGTCGCCTTCGAACAAGCCCTCAGTCACCTCTACTCGTTCCCCCGAGGTCTGCCCCAGGGCGACATCGACCGCTTGATAGGCGTTGCCGTTCTGGACATAGACAGTAGGATGACCGCCTGCCTCCACGACCGCACTTGTCGGAATGGTCAGCACTGCCTTAGAAGTTTGCTGAGTCAAAATCTCTAGCTCAGCAAATGTGCCAGGTTTAAGCAAACCATTGGCGTTCTCTAATTCCGCTCGCACCGGCACCACACGGGTTTCGCCTTCCACTGCTGCACCAATTTGCGCAATCCGCCCACTGAAGGTTTTGCCTGGCGCACTAGCGACAGTGAGACGGACTTGCTGGCCCCGTACCACTTGTCCTAGATCTTTTTCATAAATGCTGGCAGTTGCCCAGACGCGGCTGCCATTGAGAATGGTCATTAACGGTTCGCCTGCTTCTTCCGCCGATTCTCCTAAGGAGAACTCTCGGTCTGAAACAACCCCAGTGATAGGCGCGGTAATTGTCACTAGTCCTTCGCTGTTAGCCCTTGCTTTGAGCTGTTTCAAGCGAGCTTCATAGGCGGAACTGCTCAGACGGATTCGGGATTGGGCCACTTTAATCTCGGCTTGCGTACGTCGGAGTTCTGTCTCAGCTTCCAAAAGATGACGACGGGAAATGGCTCCCTCCGCTTGCAACTCTCGGTCCCGGTCGTAGTTTTCCTGGGCGAGCTTCAGATCCGCCTGGGCTCGTTGGAGATCCGCCTCAGCTTCCACCCGTTTTTGGATAGCTTCAACCCGCAGTTCCTCTAATTCGGGACTCGATAGAACTGCTACCGCCTGCCCCGCTTTTACTGTGTCCCCTGGCGCAACCAGAAGCCGAACCACCGTTCCCTTAATGGGGGTCGTGACTTCAACCGTTTGGTTAGGCAGGGCTTCAATTTGTCCTGTAGTCTTCATACCAACCGCAAGCCGCTGCCGTCTCACCGGCTCCACTTTCAGCCCCAGCCGTCTTGCCGTTTCTGCATCAACTCGGATATCTCTAGACGCTTGGTTTGCCTTGGCTCCGCCCTGAAACTCATTGCCATGTCCAACGTGGGCTAAAGCTGCACCTGGGTTAATCAGGAGCGATAGGCTCAACAGCGTTCCGGATAGACGCTGTACGCGTGGGGTGAACCTAAAGTGGGCAGGGGAAATCATGACTGGGGCTCCTTGAGGACATGGGGGATTTGATCTGGCCCAGAGCTTTGGGGAAGATAACAAGTGAGTGCCCAGCGCCGACTGTACTGGTTTAACAGGGCTGAAGCGCAACCATTCACCGAGACTTACATACAAATGTGAAATGCATATGAAACAGCTTGATTTGGCCCCGCCAGATTGATGGTGAGGCTCAATTCTGAACTCTGTAATCTGCAGGCAGTCATGGGGGATCAATCCCTAAATGTGCTTGCACGGAGTTCTTGCTTGTTCATCTCCACATCGAGTATTGAGCTGCCCTCCACGCTCCGCTTGATTACTCTAGGAGTTATGGCAAACGACAAACATAGTGACGGCAGCTAGGCTTAACAGTATTGAGCAGTAGCCACACAGAGCAGCAGTCCACTAGACACCATTACAACCTGCCATTCATTTCTCATGACTGCCTCTGTGTTCCTTCCAAAGCGATAGCACGCTCTAAAGCAGCTAAGGCTCAGTTGTAGTTCAAAATGGCTCTGCTGAGGTCCCCTTCTGCTTGTGTTAGTTCATCTTCTGCACTAATCACATCCAGTTGGGTATCTTCCCCTGCTTGAAAACGCAAACGTACGCTTTGCAAACCTCCTTGAGCCTGACTCATTCCCCTGTTTGTTCTAGCCTCTGAGCATCTCGGAGACTGATCTCCGCATTACGCGTAGCAGATTCTGCGATCCGTAGAAAACAAACTGATAGAGAGGGGAGCAGCAACCCCAGAACGCTTTGTCTTGAGCTGAATACAGGATTCTCAGGAAGAATTGAGCAATGGAATAAACCCTGTCCCCAACGGCAGTTGAGAGCTACATCAAAGAAAGTCTGAGGCCAAATAGTAAATGTCTACATGGCCCTGCTTCGATAGTCCCTTTAAGTCTTCTCTAAAGGCGCGAGGTAGATACCCATTGACCGTAATTCTAACGTCACATATGGGGCTCGGTTGACCGCTGTACACACCGAATGGTAGGTGGGCCAAGCGGAAGAACCGTTGCTCTCAAATCTAATTGAGGATTTGACAAACAAGGCTTATCGAGAGTAGACATAGGTGAACAACATACCGATTGAGACACCGGGCGAGGGCAACGGATGACCAGCAACGGGCGTAAACTGATGGACCAGTGGCTGGAATAATCTCCAACTTAAACTCCTAAATAGGCTGTAAAGTTAAGAGTTCCGGGAGAAAAATGGCAAAAAATGAAGAATAGCTATTGACTCTATAGCGAGCTAAAGGGTTTATAGTAATCTCACTTCTTCAGAAGACTTTGCTAACGAGTTAGGAATTGACCGGATTAACGCAGGAACAGTTTGGGCTTCAGGTTGGGGTATCCTACGAAACCATTAGCCAGTGGGAGAACGGGAGGATGCAACCCTCCTAACTGGCACTCAAGCAGTTAGACCAATTTGTCCCAGATACAAACAATAGTGGGACAGTTTGATGAGCTTACTCCATGCCTGTTCAGTTTCTCTCTGACTCAGATCATGCTCGCTTAAATTGCTTTCCACAGGAGATCACACAAGCCGATTTAGACTGCTTCTTTTGGTTATCTCCAGACGATTACCGTGCCATTTTAGGACGACGTGGCGACCATAATCGGCTAGGGGTTGACCTGTTTTTGTGCTGCTTACGCTATCTGGGTTTCTTTCCAGAACAGTTATCACAGCTTCCTCGCTCTGTTGTGCGGCTTCAAGTCCGCGCTGCCGGACAGCGACGAAAGAACTCGCGTTACCTCGGCGAGGAACTGTTCGAGCCGCGCTCCATTCGTGTCCACCTCCGCGGCTATGAGAGACTCCCTGCGAAACTCACGGAGCAATTGCAGTAACGCGATTAGTTTTGGCCCTAGAGGAAACTCACACCATGGCGAGTACTGCTACCGCAATGTACTCAGGCTATCCGCCCTAGTGCCCCAACGCGTCTAGAGGACGCAACGCTCCTGGTCATCGGGGAGTTCGAGGTCGATCAGGTGTCGGCAGCGATTAGAAATAAACTGTAAAAATCAAGATTTGAACGTTCAGACAGACGTTTTTAGTCAAGACTTTTCCGGCCTCATTCTTCGCACAGAAAAAACGAAGTGAAACCGTAGTGAAAGCGAAAAATCACTGTTTACAACAAATCTTGGTTATTATTCGCCGGACATTTTATTTTGCAAGAATACATCCTGACGTTTGCAGATTATTTACGCCGCGCTGCTGGTTTCATCCTTGACCTAGGTTTTGATGACGAAAGCCTTTAATTCGACCATCTTGTCGCCGCGAAAGCGCCAGACATCGCAGTACGAGTAATGAGCCGTCTTCCCGTCTTCGTCCTTCAGTGTGATGTCGCCGAGTGCCGTGACGAAATCACCCTCAGCGATTAAGTTAGTGACCGTAAACTTTGGCGGCTCTATGTATGTCTCTGCCATATATTGGCGAACGGCTTCTTTTCCATTAAGGGTCTTGTCTCCTACAAACGTCCATTTCGTGTCGTCGGTGCAGAACGACAAGAATCCTTCATAGTTGCCTGCAGCGTTCGCCGCATTTGCCGCTTCTAAGATGGCTTTGTTTTTCTCTGACATCTGAATTTCTCCTCTATTCAAGTGGATGCTTTAACGGAACGGCCTCTCTACCAGCGCATTCTTCTCCTCAGCGTAGTCGGCGAACGCCCGGCATCACCCGCCGCTAGCAACCTTTCGTACTCAACTAACTATCTTTATACGGTTGGCGTGCAACGGGGTTGTTATGCGAGTTGCAATCAATGTTGACCTTCAGCACACAATCAAACTCTAATTCGTTTAGCAGTTACCAACGCCGTAAAGCTGGTCTAATTTTCTGTAAACTTCAGCACGATTTTGCCCCGTGTTCCTCCCTGCTCTAGACGCTGATGTGCCAGAACAACCTGATCCCAAGACAATACTGAATCAATCACTGGGCGAAGCTGATGACGCTCGATGAGTTTTGTCAAAGCCTCTAATTTTGCTCGGTACTGGGGTGACAAAACAAAATGAATCGTCAGGTTCTTGCCCCATGCTTTAAGGAGCGATTGCGGAGTTGCAATGTCTACAATGCTGACGAGCCTACCGAAGGGGCGAATGATTTCTAGACTACGCTGAATTGTTTCTCCGCCGATCGTATCTAGAACTAAATCTACACCCAGTCCATTTGTTTCTTGACGAATGACTTCTACGTAATCTTCATTTTTGTAATCAATCACCCGATCTGCGCCCAGTTCTGTCACAAAATCTCGGTTTCTAGAACTACACGTTGCAAAAACGTATGCCCCTATTGCTTTGGCGAGTTGAATTGCGATCGAACCCACTCCACCCGCACCCGCATGGATGAGAACTGTTTCACCAACTTGTAGATTGCCCCTAGTTACTAGACAATCCCAAGCCGTTCCGCCTGCAAGCGGCAAAGAAGCTGCTTCAATGTGCGATAGATTTGTAGGCTTTAATGCAACAATCGCTGCATCAGCCACATGATACTGAGCGTAGCTACCGAATTCTCCAAAAACTTGCGGCGAGTAATACACGTTGTCTCCCACCTTGAAGTCGGTTACGGCTTCGCCAACTGCTTCAATCACCCCTGAAACATCAACTCCAATGATGGCGGGTAATCGAACCAGTTCCTTGTAATCACCACGACGAGTTTGGTAATCGACCGGGTTAATCGAGGTTGCACAAACTCTGACTAACACCTGATTCGCCTTCAGTGTTGGTATGGGAACCG includes:
- the rppA gene encoding two-component system response regulator RppA — translated: MRLLLVEDESVLGSAIKQTLNEEAYVVDWVLDGSEAWAYLESQWTQYTLAIFDWLLPGLSGLELCKRLRAQRNSLPVLLLTARDGLEDKVAGLDAGADDYLVKPFRMEELLARLRALQRRSPQFQPQQLQVGNLLLDYGSRMAYYCSPSGERQLIALLNKEFQLLEYFMQHPNQVITREQIVSRLWEVGSEPVSNVVAAQVRLLRRKLAEVDCERLIETLYGVGYRLNTSVCAEPPPEHESK
- a CDS encoding efflux RND transporter permease subunit, whose translation is MLNTLIKWSIARRWLVVLGGILVALWSFQVATQMPVDVFPSFAPPQVEIQTEAPGLAPEEVESLVTLPLESAINGTPGVQTVRSASAPSISVVRVIFNWGTDIYQARQLVTERLQQAQTKLPAGAETPQISPISSPIGTVIKYAFTSEATSLMEMRRIVDWQVTNRLLAVPGVSQVVVFGGDVRQYQVLVDPQKLKAFDVSLKAVTEASAAANANAPGGYLTSPDQELLIRGIGRIGSIEELEQSVITARNGTPIRLGDIAKVQVGAALKRGDASLNGQKAILVVVNKQPLADTPTVTRAIETAMTELKASLPKDVKVSVTFRQEDFIEASIANVREALVEGSFIVAAILIPFLMNWRTLVVSLTALPLSLLLGVLALNWLGQGLNTMTLGGLAVAIGSAVDDAIVDAENVYRSLRENRLAGNPVPPLQVVLAGCKEVRDSLFGATLITVVVFSPIFALAGVEGRIFTPMGIAYLVAVLASSLTALTITPALCAILLPYGHLPDREPWIARFFKRLYHPVLSFSMRRSKLILAVASASLVAAVVIAPSLGRVFLPEFQERSLINAVNLYPGTSLETTNQAGLAIQDALKNDPRFEAIALRSGRAPGDSDVGGVNFGELDVELSEQGVKDRKGSIEKLRQEFDKLPGVAANIGGFISHRLDEVLSGVRSAIAVKIFGPDLEQLRKLGVQVEDLMRTVEGVVDLQLEPQVPVRQIQIQFERVAAARYGLTIGELSEIVETALNGRVVSQVLEEQQTFDLVVWLEEDARRSLDTIRNLLVDTPTGQKIPLAQVAQIKYGTGPNTINRENVSRLIVVSANAAGRDLRSIVDDIRDKAQGVQLPPGYFIQYGGQFESEQRATQNILVFSAIAFVVISVLMYLTVKSIASTAMIMINLPLALVGGVIAVALTGGVISVASLVGFITLFGVATRNGLLLVDNYNTKFAAGVPLKEVLVSGSMERLNAILMTAFTSALGLAPLVFAGGAGKEILQPLAVVVLGGLFTSTALTLLVLPALYTLFGKILIPKQNRSEPHSETAAGLSF
- a CDS encoding efflux RND transporter periplasmic adaptor subunit, whose product is MISPAHFRFTPRVQRLSGTLLSLSLLINPGAALAHVGHGNEFQGGAKANQASRDIRVDAETARRLGLKVEPVRRQRLAVGMKTTGQIEALPNQTVEVTTPIKGTVVRLLVAPGDTVKAGQAVAVLSSPELEELRVEAIQKRVEAEADLQRAQADLKLAQENYDRDRELQAEGAISRRHLLEAETELRRTQAEIKVAQSRIRLSSSAYEARLKQLKARANSEGLVTITAPITGVVSDREFSLGESAEEAGEPLMTILNGSRVWATASIYEKDLGQVVRGQQVRLTVASAPGKTFSGRIAQIGAAVEGETRVVPVRAELENANGLLKPGTFAELEILTQQTSKAVLTIPTSAVVEAGGHPTVYVQNGNAYQAVDVALGQTSGERVEVTEGLFEGDQVVTQRAPQLYAQSLRTGRPVSEAEGEAKEAASAKSDKQTSSTQIPWWVALPIGGAIAAGGFWAGRRTKPQMVLLRDPEYAGSYHTQGHPHQPAGWGEEPNEPQRPHDS
- a CDS encoding TolC family protein; translation: MSQAQGGLQSVRLRFQAGEDTQLDVISAEDELTQAEGDLSRAILNYN
- a CDS encoding helix-turn-helix transcriptional regulator translates to MTGLTQEQFGLQVGVSYETISQWENGRMQPS
- a CDS encoding DUF4158 domain-containing protein, which codes for MPVQFLSDSDHARLNCFPQEITQADLDCFFWLSPDDYRAILGRRGDHNRLGVDLFLCCLRYLGFFPEQLSQLPRSVVRLQVRAAGQRRKNSRYLGEELFEPRSIRVHLRGYERLPAKLTEQLQ
- a CDS encoding nuclear transport factor 2 family protein, whose translation is MSEKNKAILEAANAANAAGNYEGFLSFCTDDTKWTFVGDKTLNGKEAVRQYMAETYIEPPKFTVTNLIAEGDFVTALGDITLKDEDGKTAHYSYCDVWRFRGDKMVELKAFVIKT
- a CDS encoding zinc-dependent alcohol dehydrogenase family protein; this translates as MESMKAAVLTAFGEAEKFEIQTVPIPTLKANQVLVRVCATSINPVDYQTRRGDYKELVRLPAIIGVDVSGVIEAVGEAVTDFKVGDNVYYSPQVFGEFGSYAQYHVADAAIVALKPTNLSHIEAASLPLAGGTAWDCLVTRGNLQVGETVLIHAGAGGVGSIAIQLAKAIGAYVFATCSSRNRDFVTELGADRVIDYKNEDYVEVIRQETNGLGVDLVLDTIGGETIQRSLEIIRPFGRLVSIVDIATPQSLLKAWGKNLTIHFVLSPQYRAKLEALTKLIERHQLRPVIDSVLSWDQVVLAHQRLEQGGTRGKIVLKFTEN